The following are from one region of the Actinomyces sp. oral taxon 897 genome:
- a CDS encoding hemolysin family protein, producing the protein MTHVLMILLGVLLTAGTAVFVAAEFALVTLDRATVETRAASGDRRAAHLRGSLSHLSLLLSGAQAGVTLTTVLLGYTAQAALADLLSQALGPLLGTVAAATAGVAAALVVVNAFSMVFGELVPKNATLADPLRAAGYVVPVLEWFTALTKPVVLALNGTANWVLTRLGITPAEEISGTRSAAELAALVRHSAEEGTLDVSTAALLTRSIGVGRLTAVDVMTDRGRLHTVDEEDTAASVIALARVTGHSRFPLIGQDVDDVRGIVHLRRAVAVPYERRHEVSAASSSLVTPAPRVPETMPLASLLLELRAQGSQMAVVVDEYGGTAGVVTLEDAIEEIVGDVADEHDRRRASAHATHTGDWIVPGWMRPDELATRARIHLPDDGPYETLAGLVMTRLGRIPQVGDEVSVAQVVLRVEAMEGRRVTRLRIVPTAPPDDAESAPGHADAPGTTGRRGQ; encoded by the coding sequence GTGACCCACGTCCTCATGATCCTCCTGGGGGTCCTGCTCACCGCCGGCACCGCGGTCTTCGTGGCCGCCGAGTTCGCCCTGGTCACCCTGGACCGTGCCACCGTGGAGACCCGGGCCGCCAGCGGGGACCGGCGCGCCGCCCACCTGCGCGGCTCCCTGTCCCACCTGTCCCTGTTGCTGTCCGGGGCGCAGGCCGGGGTCACGCTGACCACGGTCCTGCTGGGCTACACGGCCCAGGCCGCGCTCGCGGACCTGCTGAGCCAGGCCCTGGGCCCTCTCCTGGGGACGGTCGCCGCCGCCACCGCGGGGGTGGCCGCCGCCCTGGTGGTGGTCAACGCCTTCTCCATGGTCTTCGGCGAGCTCGTCCCCAAGAACGCCACCCTGGCCGACCCCCTGCGCGCGGCCGGCTACGTGGTGCCCGTCCTGGAGTGGTTCACCGCCCTGACCAAGCCGGTGGTCCTGGCGCTCAACGGCACCGCGAACTGGGTCCTCACCCGCCTGGGCATCACCCCGGCCGAAGAGATCTCGGGCACCCGCAGCGCCGCCGAGCTGGCCGCCCTGGTGCGGCACAGCGCTGAGGAGGGGACCCTGGACGTGTCCACCGCCGCGTTGCTGACCCGTTCCATCGGGGTGGGGCGGCTCACCGCCGTGGACGTCATGACCGACCGCGGGCGCCTGCACACCGTGGACGAGGAGGACACCGCCGCCTCCGTCATCGCCCTGGCCCGCGTCACCGGCCACTCCCGCTTCCCGCTGATCGGCCAGGACGTGGACGACGTGCGCGGTATCGTCCACCTGCGCCGTGCCGTGGCCGTGCCCTACGAACGGCGTCACGAGGTCTCGGCGGCCTCCTCCTCCCTGGTCACCCCCGCCCCCCGGGTACCCGAGACCATGCCCCTGGCCAGCCTGCTGCTGGAGCTGCGCGCCCAGGGCAGCCAGATGGCCGTCGTCGTCGACGAGTACGGGGGCACCGCCGGGGTGGTGACCCTGGAGGACGCCATTGAGGAGATCGTCGGGGACGTGGCGGACGAGCACGACCGCCGTCGTGCCAGCGCGCACGCCACCCACACCGGGGACTGGATCGTCCCGGGCTGGATGCGCCCCGACGAGCTCGCCACACGCGCACGCATCCACCTGCCCGACGACGGCCCCTACGAGACCCTCGCCGGCCTGGTCATGACCAGGCTGGGCAGGATCCCCCAGGTGGGGGACGAGGTCAGCGTCGCCCAGGTCGTGCTGCGGGTGGAGGCCATGGAGGGGCGCCGGGTCACCCGCCTGCGGATCGTCCCCACCGCCCCGCCGGACGACGCCGAGAGCGCCCCGGGGCACGCGGACGCCCCCGGTACCACTGGCAGGAGGGGACAGTGA
- a CDS encoding variant leucine-rich repeat-containing protein, whose amino-acid sequence MSEEPSPPADDDARAAADPQTPVTELARLAAERPDLHLALATNPATYEDLVRWLASSPDPQIAQAAQARLAESVIQGPPDPLQAPAGEATGEEDTVHAGELSAQVSAQGPDVNAPSASSPQHPDGPQPPGGKAPAATSPAEAAPAASTSAEAAGAAGTDSLSAAPAATDSAGAPVSAVPASTDPALNAALTGTLTPGRRSGRRRGRYSRRRIAVIACSMVLCLALGVGGGWFLSLPTASRSSGLVPAVRASASLEALHDYHLRRLNDDDSSQTLATVEGTTVARMTNGSRDVVVALPPEGSSLQWAVPLPPATTSCAVDGSSLTCGTLRISVSDGTVTADQEPVTDTSDQPADQDTVFTRAAGSSSRPAWCAQAQVDTLLAGRTVDTTTVQLCSQGTDITATEGSKTLWSLSLSSTEADLNAMGTDSAPLLQLRGSTLVLARADGVYGVDARTGQTTWNVPAQVASWAMDGDTLLVEDGSRLTSAVFGADAATPTPGPVSTPDPGLTMEDIKDATLELPGYCRTWLNGLSGVPSSGQVTFSDGSASRNPNIPPFATIKTVLPLVHQGRTLNLVAMSCNTGSPYTYNSIGLYDSSLSLLASIDQDGYNVGGRLPDALVQNLEVIGSTVTFDLPGLGIYGDDSVTHSAARSATAHLAYVWDGTAFTRIDLSYTVPRGTVRPPSTKAVQAWYDHVAAGEDDAVADITDPELLKTIQAPKYDIHSPKTAREEITPAGKYVTGCTILPSMSEPTIVKQTTIMKVNGVSREVTTILHAIKAQPGDFICLVDTSPIPAAESRPYNSFLLRTDESGAFTVIQQGIFWD is encoded by the coding sequence ATGAGCGAGGAGCCCTCCCCACCCGCCGATGACGACGCCCGCGCGGCCGCCGACCCCCAGACCCCTGTCACCGAGCTCGCCCGGCTGGCTGCCGAGCGTCCCGACCTGCACCTGGCGCTGGCCACGAACCCCGCCACCTACGAGGACCTGGTCCGTTGGCTGGCCTCCAGCCCTGACCCGCAGATCGCCCAGGCCGCCCAGGCGCGCCTGGCGGAGTCCGTGATCCAGGGCCCACCGGACCCACTCCAGGCCCCGGCCGGTGAGGCCACCGGCGAGGAGGACACCGTCCACGCCGGCGAGCTCAGCGCCCAGGTCAGTGCCCAGGGCCCGGACGTCAACGCGCCGTCGGCATCCTCGCCACAGCACCCTGACGGGCCGCAGCCTCCCGGTGGCAAGGCGCCAGCTGCCACCTCACCGGCGGAGGCCGCACCTGCCGCCTCCACGTCGGCAGAGGCGGCGGGGGCGGCGGGGACGGACTCACTCAGCGCCGCCCCCGCCGCTACCGACTCAGCCGGCGCTCCGGTCAGCGCGGTGCCCGCCAGCACGGACCCGGCCCTGAACGCCGCACTGACCGGCACGCTGACGCCGGGCAGGCGGTCAGGACGTCGCCGGGGGCGTTACAGCCGCAGGCGTATCGCGGTCATCGCCTGCAGCATGGTGCTCTGCCTGGCACTGGGTGTCGGCGGCGGCTGGTTCCTGTCCCTGCCGACCGCCTCCCGGTCCTCCGGCCTCGTGCCCGCGGTCAGGGCCTCCGCCAGCCTGGAGGCGCTGCACGACTACCACCTGCGTCGTCTCAACGACGACGACTCCTCCCAGACGCTGGCCACCGTCGAGGGCACCACCGTGGCCCGGATGACCAACGGCTCCCGGGACGTCGTGGTGGCCCTGCCGCCTGAGGGCAGCTCGCTGCAGTGGGCCGTGCCCCTGCCGCCGGCGACCACCAGCTGCGCCGTTGACGGCTCCTCCCTGACCTGCGGCACCCTGCGTATCTCCGTGTCCGACGGCACGGTCACCGCCGACCAGGAGCCGGTCACCGACACCTCGGACCAGCCCGCGGACCAGGACACCGTCTTCACCAGAGCCGCAGGCTCCTCCAGCAGGCCCGCCTGGTGCGCGCAGGCCCAGGTCGACACCCTCCTGGCGGGCCGGACCGTGGACACCACCACCGTCCAGCTGTGCTCCCAGGGCACCGACATCACCGCCACCGAGGGCTCCAAGACCCTGTGGTCCCTGTCATTGTCGTCCACGGAGGCCGATCTCAACGCCATGGGGACGGACAGCGCCCCCCTGCTCCAGCTGCGCGGGAGCACACTGGTGCTGGCCCGGGCCGACGGCGTCTACGGGGTGGACGCCCGCACCGGCCAGACCACCTGGAACGTCCCGGCTCAGGTGGCCAGCTGGGCCATGGACGGCGACACCCTGCTGGTGGAGGACGGCTCCCGGCTGACCTCGGCGGTCTTTGGCGCCGACGCCGCGACGCCCACCCCGGGCCCCGTCTCCACCCCGGACCCGGGCCTGACCATGGAGGACATCAAGGACGCCACCCTGGAGCTGCCCGGGTACTGCCGGACGTGGCTGAACGGCCTCAGCGGCGTCCCCAGCTCAGGGCAGGTCACCTTCAGCGACGGGAGCGCCAGCCGCAACCCCAATATCCCGCCCTTTGCCACGATCAAGACGGTCCTGCCCCTGGTGCATCAGGGCCGGACCCTCAACCTGGTGGCCATGAGCTGCAACACGGGGAGCCCCTACACGTACAACTCCATCGGCCTGTACGACTCCTCCCTGTCCCTGCTGGCCAGCATCGACCAGGACGGCTACAACGTCGGCGGGCGCCTGCCCGACGCCCTGGTCCAGAACCTGGAGGTCATTGGCTCCACGGTCACCTTCGACCTGCCAGGCCTCGGTATCTACGGGGACGACTCCGTCACCCACTCCGCCGCCCGCAGCGCCACAGCGCACCTGGCCTACGTCTGGGACGGCACCGCGTTCACCCGGATCGACCTGTCCTACACGGTGCCGCGCGGCACCGTGCGTCCGCCCAGCACCAAGGCCGTCCAGGCCTGGTACGACCACGTCGCCGCCGGGGAGGACGACGCCGTGGCGGATATAACGGATCCCGAGCTCCTCAAGACTATTCAGGCACCAAAATACGATATCCACAGCCCTAAGACCGCGCGCGAGGAAATCACTCCGGCAGGTAAGTATGTTACCGGCTGCACCATACTCCCGTCCATGAGCGAACCCACAATTGTCAAGCAGACGACGATTATGAAGGTAAATGGAGTGTCTCGCGAAGTCACCACGATCCTGCACGCCATCAAGGCACAACCAGGAGACTTTATCTGCCTGGTGGACACCAGTCCTATCCCAGCAGCCGAAAGTCGCCCATATAACTCTTTCCTTCTGCGTACTGACGAGTCCGGCGCATTCACCGTGATCCAGCAAGGTATCTTCTGGGACTGA
- a CDS encoding 50S ribosomal protein bL37 produces the protein MSKRGRKRRARAKSAANHGKRPNA, from the coding sequence ATGAGCAAGCGTGGTCGTAAGCGCCGTGCGCGCGCCAAGTCCGCGGCCAACCACGGCAAGCGTCCCAACGCCTGA
- a CDS encoding copper homeostasis protein CutC, producing the protein MLVELCVEDLQGVLVARRAGADRVELCQDLSCGGLTPPLGLVRECLAHAPDGGLQVLVRPRPGGFAYSPQEVGQMVRTVTSLLSLGHRAPVRLGLVVGALRADGQVDTAAAHALRQAAGAAPLTFHRAFDQVPDQGRALEELIALGYDRVLTTGGHPGAAQVGPLAGLVRQAGERITVLVSGGLRAGNVAQVVERTGAREVHMRAPAPDGTGTDPDQVRAILRALGR; encoded by the coding sequence GTGCTCGTCGAGCTGTGCGTGGAGGACCTTCAGGGGGTCCTGGTCGCCCGCCGGGCCGGGGCGGACCGGGTCGAGCTGTGCCAGGACCTGTCCTGCGGCGGGCTCACCCCGCCCCTGGGGCTGGTGCGCGAGTGCCTGGCCCACGCCCCGGACGGGGGCCTGCAGGTCCTGGTCCGTCCCCGCCCCGGCGGCTTCGCCTACTCCCCGCAGGAGGTGGGGCAGATGGTCCGGACCGTGACCTCGCTGCTCTCCCTGGGGCACCGGGCCCCGGTGAGACTGGGACTGGTGGTGGGGGCGCTGCGGGCCGACGGCCAGGTGGACACGGCTGCCGCCCACGCCCTGCGCCAGGCCGCGGGGGCGGCCCCGCTGACCTTCCACCGGGCCTTTGACCAGGTGCCCGACCAGGGGCGGGCCCTGGAGGAGCTTATTGCCCTGGGCTATGACCGGGTGCTGACTACCGGGGGCCACCCCGGCGCGGCCCAGGTGGGTCCTCTGGCCGGGTTGGTGCGCCAGGCCGGGGAGCGGATCACCGTCCTGGTCTCAGGAGGCCTGCGGGCGGGCAACGTGGCCCAGGTGGTGGAGCGCACGGGCGCCAGGGAGGTCCACATGCGCGCCCCCGCCCCGGACGGTACGGGCACGGACCCCGACCAGGTCCGGGCGATCCTGCGGGCCCTGGGACGCTAG
- a CDS encoding multifunctional oxoglutarate decarboxylase/oxoglutarate dehydrogenase thiamine pyrophosphate-binding subunit/dihydrolipoyllysine-residue succinyltransferase subunit gives MVEEMHEAWQADPGSVSPQWRALFEGGDPAATPPPRTGDNEVPALVRAGALGLAPEPASRPADGASTVAPLPRTVRTTDPAVPGPGGRPGTVLRRGAGTVQDVTRSDLPPAPASDTAPPTSPYVRHLPHPHAPSPEDGACADTSTRLKGAAARTAANMESSLTIPTATSARAVPAKVLIENRSVINNHLAHTRGGKVSFTHLIGWAVVESLVEMPTMNVSYALDEQGRPALREPAHVAFGLAVDVPGARGERRLLVPSIKRADLLDLDGFVSAYEALVARARTGRLEVEDFRGTTVTLTNPGMIGTLHSVPRLMPGQGLIVGVGSMAYPAALAGASEQTLARAGIGKTVTLTSTYDHRVIQGAASGEFLRLVERKLLGLDGFWERAFKSLRIPHEPVVWARDATYDPELETGKPARVAELIHAFRQRGHLAADTDPLTYRQRRHPDLDISSYGLSLWDLDRTFPTGGLGGTERATLRQILDRLRQAYCRTAGIEYMHIQDPAQRRWWQERLEGEWSAVGAGERRRILTKLGQAEAFETFLQTKYVGQKRFSLEGGESLIVALDRLLDAAAHDGLDEVVIGMAHRGRLNVLTNIAGKSYSQVFDEFDGNAVIEGAGTGDVKYHLGTAGTFTGTDGVSTRVSLAANPSHLETVDGVVEGIVRAKQDRIGLGEKGYTVMPVLVHGDAAFAGQGVVYETLNMSQLPAYRTGGTVHVIVNNQIGFTTGAAAARSTTYATDLAKGLQVPIFHVNADDPETVARAARRAYEYRAAFHKDVIIDIICYRRRGHNEGDDPSMTQPVMYRLIDSLPSTREVYTTDLVGRGEITPEQAQAITRSYHEELERILTETREHHAASGMAPGPEEPTDLNDPTQVGVPRSSLEVTSSQEAGAGMMIGWTSAVDRAVVQRVGDAQVAWPRGFAVHPKLRTMLERRQAASREGGIDWGLGELIALGSLLMEGVPVRLAGEDARRATFAQRHAVLHDHESGAEWTPLSFLTPHQAPLEIYDSLLSEYAALAFEYGYSVERPEGLTVWEAQFGDFANGAQSVIDEYVTSAAQKWGQRSGLVMLLPHGQEGQGPDHSSARIERYLQMCAQDNLWVAQPSTPANHFHLLREQAYRRPRRPLVVFTPKQLLRLKAAASAVEDFTTGTFQPVIGEQEAVLAHAGDVERVLVCSGRVYYDLLAERERREGRVQDGGVRTALVRLEQLYPLDAASLAQALAPFAPAEVTWVQDEPANQGAWPFLALHLPDALTATSLGGVRLRSVCRPEAAAPAVGTAGAYRRSQADLVARALARP, from the coding sequence ATGGTGGAGGAGATGCACGAGGCCTGGCAGGCTGACCCGGGCTCCGTCTCACCCCAGTGGCGTGCCCTCTTTGAGGGCGGGGACCCGGCCGCCACGCCACCACCCCGGACCGGGGACAACGAGGTCCCCGCCCTGGTCAGGGCCGGAGCCCTAGGCCTCGCCCCGGAGCCCGCCTCCCGGCCGGCCGACGGTGCCAGCACCGTGGCCCCCCTCCCCCGCACCGTGCGCACCACCGACCCCGCCGTCCCGGGGCCGGGGGGCCGTCCCGGGACCGTCCTGCGCCGGGGGGCCGGCACCGTCCAGGACGTCACCCGATCGGACCTGCCGCCGGCCCCGGCGTCGGACACCGCCCCGCCCACCTCGCCCTACGTACGGCACCTGCCCCACCCCCACGCCCCCTCCCCGGAGGACGGCGCCTGCGCCGACACCAGCACCCGTCTTAAGGGGGCCGCCGCCCGCACGGCGGCCAATATGGAGTCCTCCCTGACGATCCCGACGGCGACCTCGGCCCGGGCCGTGCCTGCCAAGGTCCTCATTGAGAACCGGTCGGTCATCAACAACCACCTGGCCCACACACGCGGCGGCAAGGTCTCCTTCACCCACCTCATTGGCTGGGCCGTGGTGGAGTCGCTGGTCGAGATGCCGACCATGAACGTCTCCTACGCCCTGGACGAGCAGGGTCGTCCGGCGTTGCGCGAGCCCGCGCACGTGGCCTTCGGCCTGGCCGTCGACGTGCCGGGGGCACGCGGCGAGCGCCGCCTGCTGGTACCCAGTATCAAGCGCGCCGACCTGCTGGACCTGGACGGCTTCGTCTCCGCCTACGAGGCCCTGGTGGCCCGGGCGCGCACGGGCCGCCTGGAGGTGGAGGACTTCCGGGGCACCACGGTGACCCTGACCAACCCCGGCATGATCGGCACCCTGCACTCGGTGCCGCGTCTCATGCCCGGTCAGGGCCTCATTGTGGGGGTGGGCTCCATGGCCTACCCGGCGGCCCTGGCAGGGGCCAGCGAGCAGACCCTGGCCCGCGCGGGGATCGGCAAGACGGTGACCCTGACCTCCACCTACGACCACCGGGTCATCCAGGGCGCGGCGTCCGGGGAGTTCCTGCGCCTGGTGGAGCGCAAGCTCCTGGGGCTGGACGGGTTCTGGGAGCGGGCCTTTAAGTCCCTGCGCATCCCCCACGAGCCCGTCGTCTGGGCCCGGGACGCCACCTACGACCCCGAGCTGGAGACCGGCAAGCCGGCCCGGGTGGCCGAGCTCATCCACGCCTTCCGCCAGCGCGGGCACCTCGCGGCGGACACCGACCCCCTGACCTACCGCCAGCGCCGTCACCCGGACCTGGACATCTCCTCCTACGGGCTGAGCCTGTGGGACCTGGACCGCACCTTCCCCACCGGGGGCCTGGGCGGCACCGAGCGGGCCACGCTGCGCCAGATCCTGGACCGCCTGCGCCAGGCCTACTGCCGCACCGCGGGCATTGAGTACATGCACATCCAGGACCCGGCGCAGCGCCGCTGGTGGCAGGAGCGCCTGGAGGGCGAGTGGTCCGCGGTGGGGGCCGGCGAGCGCCGTCGGATCCTGACCAAGCTGGGCCAGGCCGAGGCCTTTGAGACCTTCCTGCAGACCAAGTACGTGGGCCAGAAGCGTTTCAGCCTCGAGGGCGGGGAGTCCCTCATCGTGGCCCTGGACCGGCTCCTGGACGCCGCGGCCCACGACGGCCTGGACGAGGTGGTCATCGGCATGGCCCACCGCGGCCGGCTCAACGTGCTGACCAATATCGCGGGGAAGTCCTACAGCCAGGTCTTTGACGAGTTCGACGGCAACGCCGTCATCGAGGGCGCAGGCACCGGGGACGTCAAGTACCACCTGGGCACGGCCGGGACGTTCACCGGCACCGACGGGGTGAGCACCCGGGTGTCCCTGGCCGCCAACCCCTCCCACCTGGAGACGGTCGACGGCGTCGTGGAGGGGATCGTACGCGCCAAGCAGGACCGTATCGGCCTGGGTGAGAAGGGGTACACGGTCATGCCGGTCCTGGTCCACGGTGACGCGGCCTTCGCCGGGCAGGGGGTGGTCTACGAGACCCTCAACATGAGCCAGCTGCCCGCCTACCGCACCGGCGGGACCGTCCACGTCATCGTCAACAACCAGATCGGGTTCACCACGGGGGCCGCGGCGGCGCGCTCCACCACCTACGCCACGGACCTGGCCAAGGGGCTGCAGGTGCCGATCTTCCACGTCAACGCCGACGACCCCGAGACGGTGGCGCGCGCCGCCCGCCGCGCCTACGAGTACCGGGCGGCCTTCCACAAGGACGTCATTATCGACATCATCTGCTACCGGCGCCGGGGCCACAACGAGGGTGACGACCCCTCGATGACCCAGCCGGTCATGTACCGTCTCATTGACTCCCTGCCCTCCACGCGCGAGGTCTACACCACCGACCTGGTGGGGCGCGGGGAGATCACGCCCGAGCAGGCCCAGGCCATTACCCGTTCCTACCACGAGGAGCTGGAGCGGATCCTCACCGAGACCCGGGAGCACCACGCCGCCTCGGGGATGGCACCGGGCCCCGAGGAGCCCACGGACCTCAACGACCCCACGCAGGTGGGTGTGCCCCGCTCCAGCCTGGAGGTGACCTCCAGCCAGGAGGCCGGGGCCGGCATGATGATCGGCTGGACCTCCGCCGTGGACCGCGCCGTGGTCCAGCGCGTCGGCGACGCCCAGGTGGCCTGGCCCCGGGGCTTTGCCGTCCACCCCAAACTGCGCACCATGCTGGAGCGGCGTCAGGCCGCCAGCCGCGAGGGCGGGATCGACTGGGGCCTGGGCGAGCTCATCGCCCTGGGCAGCCTGCTCATGGAGGGGGTGCCGGTGCGCCTGGCCGGGGAGGACGCTCGGCGTGCCACCTTCGCCCAGCGCCACGCCGTCCTGCACGACCACGAGTCGGGGGCCGAGTGGACCCCCCTGAGCTTCCTGACCCCCCACCAGGCGCCCCTGGAGATCTACGACTCCCTGCTCAGCGAGTACGCGGCCCTGGCCTTTGAGTACGGCTACTCCGTGGAGCGCCCCGAGGGGCTGACCGTGTGGGAGGCCCAGTTCGGGGACTTCGCCAACGGCGCCCAGAGCGTCATCGACGAGTACGTCACCTCCGCCGCGCAGAAGTGGGGGCAGCGCTCCGGCCTGGTCATGCTGCTGCCCCACGGCCAGGAGGGCCAGGGGCCGGACCACTCCTCGGCCCGGATCGAGCGCTACCTGCAGATGTGCGCCCAGGACAACCTGTGGGTGGCCCAGCCCTCTACCCCCGCCAACCACTTCCACCTGCTGCGCGAGCAGGCCTACCGGCGCCCGCGCCGCCCCCTGGTCGTCTTCACCCCCAAGCAGCTCCTGCGCCTCAAGGCGGCGGCGAGCGCCGTGGAGGACTTCACCACGGGCACCTTCCAGCCCGTCATCGGGGAGCAGGAGGCGGTGCTCGCCCACGCCGGGGACGTGGAGCGGGTGCTCGTCTGCTCCGGGCGGGTCTACTACGACCTGCTGGCTGAGCGGGAGCGCCGGGAGGGGCGGGTCCAGGACGGGGGCGTGCGTACCGCCCTGGTCCGCCTGGAGCAGCTCTACCCGCTCGACGCCGCCTCCCTGGCCCAGGCCCTGGCTCCCTTCGCCCCGGCCGAGGTCACCTGGGTCCAGGACGAGCCCGCCAACCAGGGCGCCTGGCCCTTCCTGGCGCTCCACCTGCCTGACGCCCTGACCGCCACGTCCCTGGGTGGCGTGCGGCTGCGGAGCGTCTGCCGCCCGGAGGCGGCGGCCCCGGCGGTGGGTACGGCCGGGGCCTACCGGCGCAGCCAGGCCGACCTGGTCGCGCGGGCCCTGGCGCGTCCCTGA
- a CDS encoding GDSL-type esterase/lipase family protein, producing MDGDRLHFVGDELVAGYGDARALGWVGRVMARTPRTILWTTLAIPGETTAQLAERWQAEVVPRSTHAGTNRLVLGIGMGDVMAGVSPARSRLAVANIVDKAMGERRSCLVVGPPPLPMADLEATASLSRAVEDVCYRRGIPFVETFAPLRNHDQWSTDVAASGGRYPGQAGYGLLAWLVLHRGWYEWLGVHQLR from the coding sequence GTGGACGGGGACAGGCTGCACTTCGTCGGCGACGAGCTCGTAGCCGGCTACGGGGACGCGCGTGCCCTGGGCTGGGTAGGGCGGGTCATGGCCCGCACCCCGCGCACCATCCTGTGGACCACGCTGGCGATCCCCGGGGAGACGACGGCGCAGCTGGCCGAGCGCTGGCAGGCGGAGGTCGTGCCCCGCTCCACCCACGCCGGGACCAACCGACTCGTCCTGGGTATTGGCATGGGCGACGTCATGGCCGGGGTATCGCCAGCACGCAGCCGCCTGGCGGTGGCCAATATCGTGGACAAGGCCATGGGGGAGCGCCGCTCCTGCCTGGTGGTGGGTCCTCCCCCGCTGCCTATGGCGGATCTGGAGGCGACCGCCTCCCTGTCGCGCGCCGTCGAGGACGTCTGCTACCGCCGCGGCATCCCCTTTGTGGAGACCTTTGCGCCGCTGCGCAACCACGACCAGTGGAGCACGGACGTGGCCGCCTCAGGCGGGAGGTACCCGGGCCAGGCCGGCTACGGGCTCCTGGCCTGGCTGGTCCTGCACAGGGGGTGGTACGAGTGGCTGGGAGTGCACCAGCTCCGGTAG